The Nostoc sp. 'Lobaria pulmonaria (5183) cyanobiont' DNA window AAAAATCCTTGCAGCAATCTAATGTAAATATTCAAACACAACAGCCGCAGTCTGACAAAATTACCGCTCCTTTTAGTGGCATAGTTGGCAACATCCCTGTGAAAGTCGGTAATTTAGTTGATACTTCGACACCATTAGTTAATATCAAGCAAAATCGACCTTTAGAAGTGAATATCTCTGTACCACTACAGCAAGGGTCCCAATTGCGTAAGGGAATGCCAGTAGAGCTGATGAACACACAAGGTCAAAAGCTTGGTAGAAGTAGGATATTTTTTATTGCACCTAATGCCAGCAATGAAACACAAACGATACTGATTAAAGCACTTTTTGATAACACTAACGGTCAGCTACGTGCAGATCAATTGGTCAGGACTAGAGTGTTCTGGAATCAGCGCCCCGGAGTTTTAATTCCCACAACAGCAATGACTCGTGTAGGCGGGGACACTTTTGTTTATGTAGTTGAAACAGAAACACCTCCCCAAGGTGTATCCCAACAAGTCGCTCGGCAAAGGCGAGTGAAGCTAGGCGAGATTAAAGGTAATAATTACCAAGTTATTGAAGGATTACAGCCAGAAGATAAAGTTATTATTTCAGGGTTGCTCAATCTTAGGGATGGTGTTGCGATCGTTCCAGAATTTTAATTAAGGGGAGTAGAGAGAAGGAGCAAGGGAGAAGTCTATTTAATGGAACACTCTTATCTGACCCAACATGTCCGATTGAGATTCAATCCGAGATAGGTTCAGAAAATCCCTTCTTAAAATAATTTCATCTACGCAGATTTGATTGACCAGATGAGCTTTTGGTTAACGAAGACAGACAATTTATAAAAGATGTTTGTAGACTATGGTCAAGACAATACCTGTGTCATCAGCACTTAAATTCTGTCAAGTTCGGTAAGGTGTAGTTTACTGTCGTAGGCATCGTGTTTAGCTCAAAGAACACTCAGAAAGTGAATTTAGCTCAACATATTCAACAATATTCGCCAAGCCGTAGCAAATCTTAATCTGCTGTGAAGATACCGCTAAGAGGGCACGTATCTTCACCTTTTGCAAAGTATTTTCATTTCTCCCGCCTGAAAATTGCTGTAAATTCGCTGGCGGGATTTAGGCTGGAATCAAGTCGACAATTTTAGCAGCGATCGCTAAATTTAACTTTGGTATAGTACTTTAACAGCAGATAATCACTTTGGTGAACCAAAAAACTAGATTAATCTATGGCATCAATAGCAGGGAAAGTTGCAATTATCACTGGTGCATCGCGGGGAATTGGACGAGCGATCGCACTAAAATTAGCTGGTAACGGCGCATCTATTGTCGTTAACTATGCGGGTAATGCAGGCAAAGCACAAGAAGTTGTTGCAGAAATTGAAAAGTTGGGAGTAGAGGCAGTTGCTATCCAAGCTGATATTAGCAAAGTGCCCGACATCCAAAGGTTATTTGAGCAAACTCTTGAACGCTTCGGTAAAATCGATATTTTGGTCAACAATGCCGGAATCGCTTTCTATAAACCAATTACTGAGGTGAGTGAAGAAGATTTCGACGCGATTTTTGCCATTAATGTCAAAGGCACTTATTTTACTTGCCAACAAGCCGCGCAACACATGGCAGAAGGGGGACGGATTATTAACTTTTCCTCATCAACTACGGTGATGATGCTGCCAACTTATAGTGCCTATGTAGGAACCAAGGGTGCTGTTGAACAAATCACGCGGGTACTAGCTAAAGAATTGGGTGCAAAAGCGATCGCAGTTAATGTTATTTCTCCTGGTCCCACCGATACAGAATTGTTTCGAGAAGGCAAAACACAAGAACAGATAGACCATTTAGCCCAAATGGCTGCTTTTGGCAAACTGGGAGAAGTGCAAGAAATCGCTGATGTAGTAGCATTTCTCGCTAGCGATGAAGCCAGGTGGATCACAGGGCAAAACATCCGTGTCAACGGTGGAATCGCGTGAGGCGATCGAAACTGTCCTCATGAACGTGATTCCGTTTCCAAATCTCAGCCAGTAAGTGGGTATTGCTAGCCCTTGTTAAGGTAGGTAAAAATTAGACTGTTATTTCCATTCATTCGAGCTTTTTGCTGGAAGCAATGCTGCACGACAAAATTATCTTTTAAATCTCCAATGCCGTTAATCTACCATAGAAATTTAAGCCATGAATTCCAATATCAATCTTTTCACACCAGTTCAGCTTGGCCCTTACACCTAAGGAAAAAGTAGCAGCTTATGACAATCAATTAGGCACTTTTGTAGTACATAAACGCGAAGCGTCTTAAGAGGTGCTTCGCCTTCATAATTATTTATATACAGGGTCTTATCATGCATTTACCAGAAGATAATAGTCAATTTTCACGACAGAAACCAGTTTATCTAGAGCTAAATTTTCAGATTATTTGTGCAGTTGTACTAATTGCTGTTATTGGAGTTTCTAGTGTGACTCCGGCTTTTCCCAAGTTAGTTAAAGATTTAAATATTAATCCGAAAAATTTAGGTTTATTGATTACAGCATTTACATTACCATCTCTGATTTTAGGGCCGATTATTGGTATTGTTGCCGATAGATTGGGCAGAAAAAAAATTATTATTCCTTCACTGTTTATATTTGGCATAGCTGGGACTGCTTGCGCCTTCGCCCGCGATTTTAATTTATTGCTATGGTTGCGTTTGTTGCAAGGAATTGGTGCTGCTTCTTTGCTTTCTCTGAGTATCACCTTAATCGGCGATTTATACACCGGAGACAGACGGACTACGGCAATGGGTTACAATGCCAGTATTAGCAGCATCGGCACATCAAGTTATCCAATAATCGGTGGCGCATTAGCAACAATGGGCTGGTATTATCCCTTCATGTTGCCCATATTAGCGATTCCTCTTGGGTTGTTGGTATTGTTTGCACTTAAGAATCCCGAACCAAAAGGCGATCGCAATCTCAAAGAGTATTTGAGCAATGCCGTAAGAGTTCTGAAAAATCGTCAGCTATTTGGACTTTTTGTTGCCAGTGCTGCTAACTTTGTTTTCCTTTATGGCGCTTATGTCACATATTTACCACAGCTAATTAACGATACCTTCAAAGCGCCGCCCACCATTATTGGATTGCTACTTTCTAGTGTTTCCGTAGCAATTACCATCACAGCCTCCCAGTTAGGTAGATTAGCGAGAAGATTTCCCGCCACAAGTTTAATTAGTGCATCTTATGTTTTTTATGCTTTAGCGATGTTAATAGTTCCCTTTGTGTCAAATATCTGGTTACTATTAATTCCGAGTACAATTTTTGGGATTGGACTTGGTATTAATTTTCCTAGCATCCAAACACTTTTAGCAAATTTAGCACCAAGAGAATATTTAGCGACGATTATATCGGTAAATGGGACATTCTATGGATTAGGACAAACATTAGGGCCCTTATTGATGGGTTATGCCTTTGGTTTTGGCGGAATTAGTAGTGTGTTTTATGCCGCAACTGGTTTTGCAGTTTTGATATTTTTTGTGTTTAGGTATTGCACTTGTAGGTGATTCGTTATTCGTTTA harbors:
- a CDS encoding SDR family oxidoreductase is translated as MASIAGKVAIITGASRGIGRAIALKLAGNGASIVVNYAGNAGKAQEVVAEIEKLGVEAVAIQADISKVPDIQRLFEQTLERFGKIDILVNNAGIAFYKPITEVSEEDFDAIFAINVKGTYFTCQQAAQHMAEGGRIINFSSSTTVMMLPTYSAYVGTKGAVEQITRVLAKELGAKAIAVNVISPGPTDTELFREGKTQEQIDHLAQMAAFGKLGEVQEIADVVAFLASDEARWITGQNIRVNGGIA
- a CDS encoding MFS transporter, translated to MHLPEDNSQFSRQKPVYLELNFQIICAVVLIAVIGVSSVTPAFPKLVKDLNINPKNLGLLITAFTLPSLILGPIIGIVADRLGRKKIIIPSLFIFGIAGTACAFARDFNLLLWLRLLQGIGAASLLSLSITLIGDLYTGDRRTTAMGYNASISSIGTSSYPIIGGALATMGWYYPFMLPILAIPLGLLVLFALKNPEPKGDRNLKEYLSNAVRVLKNRQLFGLFVASAANFVFLYGAYVTYLPQLINDTFKAPPTIIGLLLSSVSVAITITASQLGRLARRFPATSLISASYVFYALAMLIVPFVSNIWLLLIPSTIFGIGLGINFPSIQTLLANLAPREYLATIISVNGTFYGLGQTLGPLLMGYAFGFGGISSVFYAATGFAVLIFFVFRYCTCR